The Janthinobacterium lividum genome has a window encoding:
- the nuoN gene encoding NADH-quinone oxidoreductase subunit NuoN: MTNAPNLVPLYAEIFLLIATSALLLIDMFLPAAKRSITYALSLLTLAGCALLTVGDFNAGTTVYTFHNMFVSDPMSQLLKLFSYGAVALTLIYSRAYATDRSMLSGNLGGEFYVLALFALLGQMIMISANNFLIIYLGLELMSLSLYALIALRRDNAKATEAAMKYFILGALASGFMLYGISMLYGASGTLDLGELRVALENGKTNGTIMVFGLVFLVAGLAFKLGVVPFHMWVPDVYQGSPTAVTLLLGAAPKLAAFAITLRLLAEGLLPMAHDWQQMLLVLAVMSLAIGNFTAIAQTNLKRMLAYSTIAQMGFVLLGLLSGTVDAPNNTLNAAGAATAYGASMYYVITYVFTTLGTFGVIMLLARNGFEAEELADFKGLGKRSPIFALVMTLFMFSLAGVPPLMGFMAKYSVLASVLATGQLWLTIAAVLFSLIGAFYYLRVVKMMWFDEPTDSNALVVHGDMRVVLALNGVFVLALGVMPNSILAACATAITKTLAS; this comes from the coding sequence ATGACTAATGCACCTAATCTGGTACCGCTGTACGCGGAAATCTTTCTGCTGATCGCCACGTCGGCGCTCTTGCTGATCGATATGTTCTTGCCTGCGGCGAAGCGTTCGATCACCTATGCGCTGTCCTTGCTGACCCTGGCCGGCTGCGCCTTGCTGACCGTGGGCGACTTCAATGCGGGCACTACCGTCTACACGTTCCACAACATGTTCGTGTCGGACCCGATGTCGCAGTTGCTGAAACTGTTCTCGTACGGCGCCGTGGCGCTGACCCTGATCTACTCGCGTGCCTATGCCACCGACCGCAGCATGCTGTCGGGTAACCTGGGCGGCGAGTTCTACGTGCTGGCCCTGTTTGCACTGCTGGGCCAGATGATCATGATCTCGGCCAACAACTTCCTGATCATCTACCTGGGTCTGGAACTGATGTCGCTGTCGCTGTACGCACTGATCGCCTTGCGTCGTGACAATGCCAAGGCCACGGAGGCGGCCATGAAATACTTCATCCTGGGCGCGCTGGCCTCCGGTTTCATGTTGTACGGTATCTCGATGCTGTACGGCGCCTCCGGCACCCTGGACCTGGGCGAACTGCGCGTCGCGCTGGAAAACGGCAAGACCAACGGCACCATCATGGTCTTCGGCCTGGTGTTCCTCGTTGCCGGCCTGGCCTTCAAACTGGGCGTCGTGCCATTCCACATGTGGGTGCCTGACGTGTATCAAGGTTCGCCGACGGCCGTGACCCTGCTGCTGGGCGCGGCACCGAAACTGGCTGCCTTCGCCATCACCCTGCGCTTGCTGGCCGAAGGCTTGCTGCCGATGGCGCATGACTGGCAGCAAATGCTGCTGGTGCTGGCCGTGATGTCGCTGGCCATCGGTAACTTCACCGCCATCGCGCAAACCAATCTGAAGCGTATGTTGGCGTACTCGACCATCGCGCAAATGGGCTTCGTTCTGCTGGGCTTGCTGTCCGGTACCGTTGACGCACCGAACAACACCCTGAACGCGGCTGGCGCAGCCACCGCCTACGGCGCCTCGATGTACTACGTCATCACCTACGTGTTCACCACCCTGGGTACCTTTGGCGTGATCATGTTGTTGGCACGTAATGGTTTCGAAGCAGAAGAACTGGCCGACTTCAAGGGCCTGGGCAAACGCAGCCCGATCTTCGCGCTGGTGATGACCCTGTTCATGTTCTCGCTGGCCGGCGTGCCGCCGCTGATGGGCTTCATGGCCAAGTACTCGGTGCTCGCATCCGTGCTGGCCACGGGCCAGCTGTGGCTGACCATCGCTGCCGTGCTGTTCTCGCTGATCGGTGCCTTCTACTACCTGCGCGTCGTGAAAATGATGTGGTTCGACGAGCCGACCGACAGCAACGCGCTAGTCGTGCATGGCGACATGCGCGTCGTGCTGGCCCTGAACGGCGTGTTCGTCCTGGCGCTGGGTGTGATGCCTAACAGCATCCTGGCTGCCTGCGCGACCGCCATCACCAAGACCCTGGCGTCCTGA
- a CDS encoding DUF2818 family protein — protein sequence MDVTASSWLVIALGILGANLPFLNEKLFAAVPLKRAAQADGGKGWRKPLALRLLEMVILYFIVGAVAFALEARIGNGFPQTWEFYAITGCLFLVLAFPGFVTRYLRKRR from the coding sequence ATGGATGTCACCGCCTCGAGCTGGCTGGTGATCGCCCTGGGCATCCTGGGCGCCAACCTGCCTTTCCTGAACGAGAAACTGTTTGCCGCCGTGCCCCTGAAAAGGGCGGCGCAGGCAGACGGAGGCAAAGGCTGGCGCAAGCCGCTGGCGCTGCGCCTGCTGGAGATGGTGATTTTGTACTTCATCGTCGGCGCCGTGGCGTTCGCGCTCGAAGCGCGCATCGGCAACGGTTTCCCGCAGACGTGGGAGTTCTATGCCATCACGGGATGTCTGTTCCTGGTGCTGGCTTTCCCAGGTTTCGTGACTCGTTATCTGCGTAAACGCCGCTAG
- a CDS encoding NUDIX hydrolase — protein sequence MDTNLIETKVDGELVYQGGFLRVQRDRVALPDGKITAREFVLHPGAVVILPLLDDGTVLMERQYRYPLDRVFIEFPAGKIDAGESHLACAQRELLEETGYTASDWQFVSTIHNAIAYSDEHLELFLARGLVAGERQLDEGEFLETFTATVPQLLDWVKDGTITDVKTVIGIFWLDKITSGAWQPA from the coding sequence ATGGATACGAATCTGATTGAAACCAAAGTCGACGGTGAACTCGTCTACCAGGGCGGCTTCCTGCGCGTGCAGCGCGACCGGGTCGCCCTGCCTGACGGCAAGATCACGGCGCGCGAATTCGTCCTGCATCCGGGCGCCGTCGTCATCCTGCCGCTGCTCGACGATGGCACGGTGCTGATGGAACGCCAGTACCGCTATCCGCTGGACCGGGTCTTCATTGAATTCCCCGCCGGCAAGATCGATGCAGGAGAATCCCACCTGGCTTGCGCCCAGCGCGAGTTGCTGGAAGAGACGGGCTATACGGCCAGCGACTGGCAATTCGTCTCCACCATCCATAATGCCATCGCGTATTCCGACGAGCACCTGGAGCTGTTTTTGGCACGCGGCCTGGTGGCCGGTGAACGCCAGCTCGACGAGGGCGAATTTTTGGAAACGTTCACGGCCACGGTGCCGCAGCTGCTCGACTGGGTCAAGGATGGCACGATTACCGACGTGAAAACCGTCATCGGCATCTTCTGGCTCGACAAGATCACCAGCGGCGCCTGGCAGCCAGCCTGA
- the ispD gene encoding 2-C-methyl-D-erythritol 4-phosphate cytidylyltransferase, translated as MTAAPNTVRYFALIPAAGVGARMEAGSPKQYLAIAGKPMLRHALDAFLASPLIAHTYVVVSADDGQIDAVVPEQGVTVLRCGGATRMESILNGLHAVQGSIAAHDQVLVHDAARPGLTPALIAKLIMEVGEHAAGGLLALPVVDTVKRAGPGNVSAKTVPRDGLWLAQTPQMFSYALLHQALSEAPDPQAITDDASAVEALGLAPRLVEGHPRNLKVTLPRDIHTAELYLNHP; from the coding sequence ATGACAGCAGCACCAAACACCGTCCGCTACTTTGCGTTGATCCCAGCCGCCGGCGTGGGCGCGCGCATGGAAGCGGGCAGTCCCAAGCAGTATTTAGCCATCGCCGGCAAACCCATGCTGCGCCATGCGCTCGACGCCTTTCTCGCCAGCCCGCTGATCGCGCATACGTATGTCGTCGTCAGCGCCGACGATGGTCAGATCGATGCCGTCGTGCCGGAGCAGGGCGTGACTGTGCTGCGCTGCGGCGGCGCCACGCGCATGGAAAGCATCCTGAATGGCTTGCACGCCGTGCAGGGCAGCATAGCTGCCCACGACCAGGTGCTGGTGCATGACGCGGCGCGGCCCGGCCTGACGCCGGCGCTGATCGCAAAGCTGATCATGGAAGTGGGCGAGCATGCGGCTGGCGGCTTGCTGGCCTTGCCCGTGGTCGACACCGTCAAGCGGGCGGGGCCGGGCAATGTGTCGGCAAAGACGGTACCGCGCGACGGCCTGTGGCTGGCGCAGACGCCGCAAATGTTCAGCTATGCCTTGCTGCACCAGGCTTTATCCGAAGCGCCCGATCCGCAAGCCATCACGGATGACGCCAGCGCCGTCGAAGCGCTGGGCCTGGCGCCCAGGCTCGTCGAGGGTCACCCGCGCAACCTGAAGGTGACCCTGCCGCGCGACATACACACGGCCGAGCTGTACCTGAACCATCCTTGA
- the ispF gene encoding 2-C-methyl-D-erythritol 2,4-cyclodiphosphate synthase, whose protein sequence is MNTTTPVLPFRIGQGYDCHALVENRDLIIGGVKIPHHLGLLGHSDADVLLHAITDALFGAAALGDIGRHFPDTDAQFKGADSRTLLREAVRRVQATGYIIGNIDATIIAQRPKMAPHIAAMCANVAEDLGVSLGQVNIKAKTNEKLGYLGREEGIAAEAVALLLRA, encoded by the coding sequence ATGAACACAACGACTCCCGTACTGCCTTTCCGCATCGGCCAGGGCTATGACTGCCACGCGCTGGTGGAAAACCGCGACCTGATCATCGGCGGCGTGAAAATTCCCCATCACCTGGGCCTGCTCGGCCATTCCGACGCGGACGTGCTGCTGCACGCGATCACGGACGCCCTCTTCGGCGCCGCCGCCCTGGGCGACATCGGCCGCCATTTTCCCGACACGGACGCGCAATTCAAGGGCGCCGATTCGCGCACCCTGCTGCGCGAAGCCGTGCGCCGCGTGCAGGCAACCGGTTATATCATCGGCAATATCGACGCCACCATCATCGCCCAGCGCCCGAAAATGGCGCCGCACATCGCCGCCATGTGCGCGAACGTGGCCGAAGACCTGGGCGTGAGTTTGGGCCAGGTCAACATCAAGGCCAAGACGAATGAAAAACTGGGCTACCTGGGCCGTGAAGAGGGCATCGCGGCGGAAGCCGTGGCCTTGCTGCTGCGCGCCTGA